Part of the Stackebrandtia endophytica genome is shown below.
TGGGTTGTTCCACCACGGGATCGAGCGAAGCCGCGATGTTGGCGGGCCTGGCGATGAAGTGGCGGTGGCGGGAGGCACGGGAGAAGGCCGGCAAACCGACCGACCGCCCCAACCTGGTGTGCGGGCCGGTACAGATCTGCTGGGAGAAGTTCGCCCGCTACTTCGATGTGGAGTTGCGGCAGGTGCCGCTTCGAGCCGACGCCACCGGCCTCGAACCCGACCAGTTGAGCGACCATGTGGACGAGAACACCATCGGTGTGGTGGCGATTCTCGGTGTGACCTTCACGTGCGCGTATGAGCCGGTGGCGCAGATCGCGGCCGCGTTGGACGCCGTCGAGGACAAGACCGGCCTCGACATCCCGATCCACGTCGACGCGGCCAGCGGCGGTTTCGTGGCGCCGTTCCTGCGACCCGACCTGGAATGGGACTTCCGGGTCCGGCGGGTGGCCTCCATCAACTCCTCCGGCCACAAATACGGTATGGCCCCGTTGGGAGTGGGCTGGGTGGTCTGGCGCAGCCAGAGCCTGTTGCCGAAGGGCCTGGTGTTCCACGTCGACTACCTCGGCGGGAACGTCCCGACCTTCGCGCTCACGTTCTCCCGCCCCGGAAGCCAGGTCATCGCCCAATACTTCACCCTGCTTCGATTGGGACGACACGGATACACCGAGGTCCAGCAGGCCTGCGCCGACACCGCGCAGTGGCTCGGAAGACACATCGCGCAGGCGGGTCCGTTCGACATGCTGTACGACGGTCACGGGGCGCTGCCGGCGGTGTCCTATCGGCTCAAGGACGGGTACGACCGGTTCAGTCTGTACGACCTGACCGACCAACTTCGGATGCGCGGTTGGCAGGTGCCCACCTATGAACTGCCGCCCGACCGCGAGAACACCGTGATCCAGCGGATCCTGATCCGCCACGGAACCAGCCGGGACACCGCCGCGTTGTTGATGGACGACATCCATCGTTCGATAGAGCAACTGACCCGTCCCCAACCCCAACACCGGGGGTTCCATCACTGAGACTGCGCACAGTGGCCGGAGGTCGTCCGGATCAC
Proteins encoded:
- a CDS encoding glutamate decarboxylase codes for the protein MGMHRIVKHREPQADTFTRPLSESVLPKWRIPEEMSDPRAAYEIVRDELALDGNASQNLATFCTTWSDTETRKLMDDAMSKNLVDKDEYPQTAAIESRCVHILGDLWHAPADADAMGCSTTGSSEAAMLAGLAMKWRWREAREKAGKPTDRPNLVCGPVQICWEKFARYFDVELRQVPLRADATGLEPDQLSDHVDENTIGVVAILGVTFTCAYEPVAQIAAALDAVEDKTGLDIPIHVDAASGGFVAPFLRPDLEWDFRVRRVASINSSGHKYGMAPLGVGWVVWRSQSLLPKGLVFHVDYLGGNVPTFALTFSRPGSQVIAQYFTLLRLGRHGYTEVQQACADTAQWLGRHIAQAGPFDMLYDGHGALPAVSYRLKDGYDRFSLYDLTDQLRMRGWQVPTYELPPDRENTVIQRILIRHGTSRDTAALLMDDIHRSIEQLTRPQPQHRGFHH